The following proteins come from a genomic window of Triticum aestivum cultivar Chinese Spring chromosome 6A, IWGSC CS RefSeq v2.1, whole genome shotgun sequence:
- the LOC123130789 gene encoding protein DETOXIFICATION 49-like translates to MSSCSDSTVTMSYRHGEYAGDGITAPLLPIAEVVVPMEELPPVLTCKPPGRLARAVKEAWSVSLSLAFPMLPSMSAAAAGEEARSILGLAMPMILTGLLLYLRSMISMLFLGRLGGLALAGGSLAIGFANITGYSVLSGLAMGMEPICGQAFGAGHYELLGVTMQRTVLLLVAAAVPIGGLWMHMRPLLLLCGQDVGIAAVAETYILSSLPDLFLQAFLHPVRIYLRTQSINLPLTVCAALAIALHLPINYVLVSVLGHGIRGVAFASVLANLNFLLLLLGYILVKGVHKRTGGFVFSAESFRGWGELVSLALPSCVSVCLEWWWYEIMILLCGLLANPQATVASMGILIQATSLIYIFPSSLGFGVSTRVSNELGANRAERAGRAATVGLMLGFAFGGVASAFAYMVRGSWAGMFTADPAIITLTASVLPILGACELGNCPQTAGCGVLRGSARPKDAASINLRSFYLVGTPVALVLAFWFHYDFQGLWLGLLAAQAACMVRMLLVIGRTDWAAEAKRAQQLAGAGAVTVAVDTKPSSGKGIHVVRVAAGGGDENSGLLIDVVIEQPNDQR, encoded by the coding sequence ATGTCGTCCTGCTCCGACTCCACGGTCACCATGTCGTACCGGCATGGTGAGTATGCGGGCGATGGCATCACGGCCCCTTTGCTCCCCATTGCGGAGGTGGTCGTGCCCATGGAGGAGCTGCCGCCTGTGCTCACTTGCAAGCCGCCAGGTCGGCTTGCCAGAGCGGTGAAGGAAGCCTGGTCCGTTTCTTTGTCCTTGGCATTCCCCATGCTGCCGTCGATGTCGGCCGCCGCGGCCGGGGAGGAGGCGCGGTCCATACTGGGCCTCGCGATGCCGATGATCCTCACGGGGCTGCTGCTCTACCTCCGGTCCATGATTTCGATGCTCTTCCTCGGCCGCCTCGGGGGCCTGGCGCTCGCCGGCGGGTCACTCGCCATCGGCTTCGCCAACATCACCGGCTACTCCGTGCTGTCTGGCCTCGCCATGGGTATGGAGCCGATCTGTGGGCAGGCCTTCGGCGCAGGCCATTACGAGCTCCTCGGTGTCACCATGCAGCGCACCGTGCTGCTTCTCGTCGCGGCCGCTGTTCCCATCGGCGGGCTGTGGATGCATATGCGACCTCTGCTCTTGCTCTGCGGCCAGGACGTCGGCATCGCAGCGGTCGCCGAGACCTACATTCTTTCCTCCCTGCCGGACCTCTTCCTCCAGGCATTCCTCCACCCCGTCCGCATCTACCTCCGGACGCAATCCATCAACTTGCCGCTCACCGTGTGCGCCGCGCTCGCCATTGCACTCCACCTGCCCATCAACTACGTGCTCGTCTCTGTCCTCGGACACGGCATCAGGGGGGTGGCATTTGCCTCTGTTCTCGCCAACCTAAacttccttctcctccttcttggtTACATATTGGTCAAGGGAGTGCATAAGCGCACCGGCGGCTTTGTGTTCTCGGCCGAGAGCTTCCGTGGCTGGGGAGAGCTCGTAAGCCTCGCCCTGCCGAGCTGCGTCAGTGTCTGCCTCGAGTGGTGGTGGTACGAGATCATGATCCTCCTGTGCGGCCTGCTCGCCAACCCACAGGCCACTGTGGCCTCCATGGGAATCTTGATCCAGGCTACGTCACTCATCTACATCTTCCCTTCCTCGCTTGGCTTCGGCGTGTCCACCCGCGTCAGCAACGAACTCGGCGCAAACCGTGCCGAGCGTGCGGGCCGTGCCGCCACGGTTGGCCTCATGCTCGGGTTCGCGTTCGGCGGCGTGGCATCGGCGTTCGCGTACATGGTGCGGGGCTCGTGGGCTGGCATGTTCACGGCGGACCCGGCGATCATCACGCTCACCGCGTCCGTGCTGCCGATCCTGGGAGCATGCGAGCTCGGTAACTGTCCGCAGACGGCGGGGTGTGGCGTGCTGCGGGGCAGCGCGCGGCCCAAGGACGCCGCCAGCATCAACCTCCGGTCCTTCTACCTCGTCGGCACGCCGGTGGCTCTCGTCCTCGCGTTCTGGTTCCACTACGACTTCCAGGGCCTGTGGCTCGGCCTCCTCGCGGCGCAGGCCGCCTGCATGGTGCGCATGCTGCTGGTCATCGGGCGGACGGATTGGGCTGCGGAGGCCAAGCGCGCGCAGCAGCTCGCCGGAGCAGGCGCGGTAACGGTGGCAGTCGACACAAAACCGAGCAGCGGCAAAGGCATTCACGTCGTGAGAgtcgcggccggcggcggcgatgagaACTCCGGGCTGCTTATCGATGTTGTCATCGAGCAACCAAACGATCAGCGCTGA